taaattataaaatcttTTCAAGGATATTAGAAGCAATAGGTACACCCGGCTTAACAGGACTTGATaaacttatttcattttatattgttACTGAATTAGATAATATGAGTCATTATATAGAAAAGAACATTCGTAATAAAACGTGGACGTCTACACTTGACTGCTTTGAAATGATATTAAATTCTATTGACAAACCTAAAGGTATTGTTTTACAATTTACTATAATATTATGatcaataaatttcaataaatttactttatttaatatacatGTATAGGTAATGTGTCAAAACTTCATAGTTCTGTTAGTGCTTATTCTAATAAATTTTGTCCTCAACTACTTGAGTGGATATTAAAAATTGGACATTATCaacttcttaaaaaaaaaatagcataTGAATTAAACACTGCTTGTAAATTCGAAGCTAAGCATATGGAAGCAGCACTTCAAACTgtaaatacgtatgtatattaacattttgataaatttttctttcattagtaCATGAATTTTATATGTTTTTATGGTTTTTTAGagctattttatttgaaatcgaGAAGAAAGGTCATAACCAAAATGAggataacaaaaataaattactgCGCGAACTTAGTGTCAGATTAAATTGGACTGGTATAAGTAATCCTCATAATAATGTTTATATTAAGTCgccaaatataaataatattgcgcttattatatttttacttaCTGTGTCACAATTACCTAAATTGCACTATTGTAAAAATACAGGTAATCAATTATgtacataattaaatattttaatataagaaatataataataagtaaaatttgttgtaggaagtcttttaagtaaaaaacctCAAGATCCTCTTGATGCTGTAATATTCGTAATTGGAATACAAACTGTTTTACGTCAGTGTACTTTTTCCGCGATGATTCGTTATGTTAAATATCTTTGTACATATGTTCTTTCCTGTGTGACTCCAGACAGGTATAAAGATATTTCCCTATATAATCTTACTATAAAATGCATTGACGTTAATATTCTACTTCTAGTGCAAAAACGGGAACTGATGGAGATTCTGAAGGAACTAATACCTTACATTTTttggaattatttacaaaatattctggCATACCACAATCATTTATTCTTAAAGAAATTCCTGTAATTATCATGGATCATTTCCAAGCGAAGACTGTTAAGTAATCATACATTGCATTGAAGTATAAAAGAATGAATATTCTCTATTTTGTACATATGTTCACATATAAATCTGTAttttatacatacatgtattGAAATATACGATACTAATTATACGAGTTATTGttaaacataaaaaataaaattctattattaccataaaaatatatgtttattattgaaataaatgtaTTGCTTAGttacgaattaaatatttcgtttaAGTTTCGTTAAATTGAACTATTTTATtagcaaataaattaaaaatcgtacaataaataaatagaattttaattcattttaacAATATTGAACAAATACTTTCTTAGTATAATTATTACTTAATGATATGTGATAATTATATTCATATGTGAAAATGCAATCTTAAAGGAATGGGACTTTATTACCAGCATCTACAGTAGGTATTTGTATACGCATTGGCGGCTAACGGCGCTATTCACCGCAAACGGCGAGAGTGCGTCGCTTTTGTAACGTACTTTATAGCATCAATAATTTCGAATTACATCAAAATAATATTCTCAAAATAAATTATGGGCATTATCTTGACTATGTAACGTTACAACATCCTTTAAACTCTATTATACCTTGCATTTTATCGTTTATGATAAAGTAAATAACATAAGCGCTTTCGTCGGCTAAACGGCCGCTATGAGGATATTGAAGACGCCAGCGGCCGCACTTATTGCTTACAAACTAtaagaaaataatgttttacATATTGAACAATATATTCTGGTAACTTTTAAAGTctttataattgaaaataaagtcatttttttttactattttctgAATTACTTCAAGCTATACGTAAGAGATTAAATTAATAAGTTTAGATAAGACTCACGATTGGCGGTTAAAACGCCGTTGACGCCGTTGACGCCGTTGACGCAGTTGACGCCGTTGACGCCATTGACGCCGTTGACGCCAACAACAGCGGTGTCGGCGGTCTAATACAAAAGGGACTGCGATAGATTCCAAGCTCAGTTCTCCTTGCTTAGATGTGCTATTACAACACTGAATTTTGTTCATAGTTACCcaaaatttaaattgtattttttttgaaGTTTCAAATAACATTGTGACAGCAATATGTATATTAATACTGCACAttgcatttttaataatattcaaaaaatATTGAACTTTTATGTTGCAGTCGCTTTTAATAACAAGTCCATCGATtaccttttttttcttattcaatttataattatatcgaatatattaagatttctttttttttacttgatTTAGAAGTTCTAAATTATTATAGTACTATTGTACATTTAATGTAAAAAGGTAGAAATGTTTTTATGTGagtataattaatattcatcTTATAATAGATCTGCTGTTACATTGTAAGTACCCGTCATGTTATATTtatgattaatttttttatttctctggtatgtatgtatgtacgtataaatctgaatttaaatataatttttgaagCTTCTGTAATCCCGTAAGAAGTTCATCATATTCGTAGTACCATACAATAAATAATAGTtaataaaaacgaaattacattaATATGATtacttctattttctattacaaagtttttattttttcgactGCCATATGTCATCGTTTTAAAGCgcataattattatttcgtctGATAATTTCTTAATATGACAAAATATAGAAAAGAAGACATACAGAAACATCTGGATATTATTTACCAAATTgttaaaaaaggaaataattcaacgtaatttttaaaaaagacaTATGCTTGACTTAAAAAATATTACCTATTTTCCAGATATTTCGATTGTATTTTCAATAGATGTATTTGTTTCTactgtacaaaaattatatatgtTAGACAATTTACTTATTATATTATGCATCGACTATGCAATCATAACTAacagtatattttattaatattagaaaATCATGCGAGCGAGTATAATCATTATTCTGGCCGTCGCCGCCGGAATTATTGTAGCGACACCTAGAACTCGTAATTATTCTCATTTTGTAAAACTTCGTGGGAAAATGAAAGCAATAGATTCCTTTAAACCTACAGCCATAGGAACATCaattaattttggaaaaagacAAAGTATTGTTGATCCTCCAAAAATGACTAAacacgaacaaattttatttacacttttACGATTTTTTCCACAAGGGTACGTATATTGTACATTTATCAAGTGGTTTTTTACTTATTGCTATTGAACTATTTTCTTATAAGTAAAAAGACTATAAAtatgattaaaattaatataaatatcttaatttttactattataaaatattttaattttaggaTATCTGTGGAGTGGCTACTTCAGCAAATAAAAACAAATCCGACTTTCGCTACAAAATTAGCACAGTTATTAATGAATGAACGGATTGATTTGATGTCAATGGTGGATCGTTCTAATCCTGAAAGAACCTGgctattttaagtattttattgAATGATCAAATGATGTACACAATTTCTAGCtatacattataatttaataaatctgCGATGTTCAAAAGGTTGttttattactattaatatacctttttttcatttccttaaaattttgttttttccaaaattaatgTAGTATATCATAATAGAAATGTTAAAGAATATAATAACAGTCTACATAGAGTTTTTAAAAACAGATACATTTCTTAACcgttagaaaaatttgaaatataaaatgtatagtTAGGCTACATTAGGATTGGTTGAATATTATAACTTACGTTCTTATTAGCATAAatcgtaattttaaataaattgaactCCTCAAATGATTGAATCTATCTTTAAAAAAACTAATAtgggtattaaaaatatatgaatTGCGTTTGGACGtataattttgaatataaaaggacttaaatattgtataatttgaAAGAAGCCATTTTAACCATGAACTATACGACCATACATTTGGTATATCATGGCTACCAACTATAAAGTTTCGAATATATACAGGAACAAAGGATACGTACAATTTCAGAACGTAATCGTCTACCTTAAAGGTAATCAATGGTTTACAGTAATGAAGGCTTTCGGTTCCTGCATTACATGAATTTTTCGTTTGTGCTTTGTCTTCTTAAAGATTGGTTTTACGGTGGTCAATTAGTCGGGGAGTTAACGTTTCATCTTGGGGTAAACTTTACCCAGTAGAGTTAACTTTGAAAACAGGAAGGAAGCGCAAAATCTAACCATTATATCTGGGTGACGCCGTCCGCCTAAAGCCTCGGAGTCTTAAAATCTCCAAAGGCCCACAGGCATACGCGCAACCAAGGTAAGAATCCCACGACACATGTTCAGCAGAATTCATCAAATATTATGTATTTCTTCCAAACGGTACATGAAACTCTCTGAAATCCTCTGTTCAGAATTTTACAGGTTGATTTGCAGTAATATCTAAAATCGCTGCAGTGTTAACCTCAATATaaccgtgaaaaattgtaaTCAATGTAATAATTAACGCGTACCAAGATAGAATAGTAATCAGTTCTTCGAACGATTAGAAGTTCTTATTTCAAAACATTATGTTTTAATTTTCGGGTTAGATaaacatttataatattatgTTAATATAGTGttctgaaatttttaattagttATGGAGAGTCTATATTCTATAAATTActatcgaaaaaattgttttcaacatACTTAGAACTTACTTGTTTTACTAGGTTGTTgagtaagttttgttgttcaatgaaatttattgagcaatctCAAAAGATTTGTTCAGAACAATACAaaagtattgttcaataagttttatcattcAATAAAACGATcaaatgataaaacttattgaacaacctattacagtaATCCtgaatttgtaaattattatattatatagaaCTATATATATTCCCAATGTTATTGCTTATTCTTTGGTTTCTAatggtataaacatttttgagGTACATAATCTGTAATCATAAATCAGATTAATGGTTGAAGATATAAAATCAAATTAATATGTGAAATAGATCGATGATTAGTTTGCTAGTATTTTTCATGATTATAATTTATGGAACTATAACATCAGTATTAATTAATGAACtacttaattatataattaatttttaaaacattattACTGCAATCAACACTGTATGTGATCTACAAGTGATACACATATACCATTAGttcaataatataattatgtttgttatgttttaaatattatctttattttattttctagttATAGTaagacattttttatttaacaaatttacacaaatatgaaatataatttccattatttcatttattaacataaaaataataaattagttTTCATATGCTTATCACTAATGTTTCTGAGACTCATTAATTTTTctggtttattttttatttgaaaatacacTGATTGATATTAATGTTATacagttttatttatatatgataATAAAAGCAATACTTTAGTTTCTCTTTTCCTAAATTTTTCctctttcccttttttctttatttttccataTGCCCAAAAGACATTCTTACAGGTTGAAAGTCCGTTCGTTATAGTTTCTAGTGCAGTACAAAACTGTTTACGGTTTACCGGTATTTCTTAGTTTGTGTTGTGTTCGAGTTGAAAGTTTAAAACTTAAACCAAAAAAAGTTCCGGGCAAGAAATCCTGAAAAATAACAGTATGTATTGTATATGTGAAAAAAGTTCAGTTTAAGTAAGAAGTATAAAAGTTGCTAGTAAAAAAAGTTATCAACGTGATATAAAAAGTATGTTCGACACGGTATGGATCGCGCGCGTTGTGCCTTCAAGAGCGAGTACTGCACAGGCTCTTATTGATACAGGTAAGCCCCTGCGATGCTACTGATGCAGATTTTTCAGTGCTACATTCGGTTGGTACGGCTAAAAATTTCACTTCTCAAGTAAGAGGAATTAATGATTTGTTTGAACGATGGTCCCATTTGTTCATTAAATTTCACTATGTGTATTGTAAGAAAATCACTTGTTTACAGGCTAGAATAATTCATCATGTCAGACTCTGGTTCAGAAAGTTCCTCTTCAGAGGGTTATGATGGAAGGAGAAATCCAGTTACATCTGCTGATAATGTGGGATCGCCAAACTTCTCACACCATTCATCTGTATCAGGGCATAAATCTAGGGCAAGTTCTATTTCTTCAAGAGGGAAGTCACCTGAATCTAGTATATCTGAAAGAGATTCAAAATCTCCAAGATATACCCCAATATCACCAAAATCTCAGAGATCAGGATTAGCATCTCCGAGTGAAGAAGAAGGTTCTCCGAGATCCACTCGTAGTTTGTCAAAATCACCACCTACTACACCAAAATCATATCATTCAAGAAATAATTCTTTGGATTCACCAAGAAGCGATCGCAGCTTGTCTCGTTCTCCTATACAAGATGAAAGATCATGTCCATCTACTCCTAATGATTCTAAATCTTTGCACATGGAAGATACTGAACCCAAACAATTTGAACTTGAAGTCGATGCACAAAGATCTGGAGATAATTCTCCTAAATCATATTCATACAAGAATAGTGAGTCAAGACAAAGTTCACCAAAATCTCCAAGATCTGGACATAGTTCAGCAAAATCATTAATATCTGAAAGAAGTTCTCCAAAATCAGATCCAGCATCTCCTATGGATGATCAAGAATCAGACAAACACTCACCACCTTCTTTTCCACCAACAAAAAGTGGTTCATTTAATGAATTGGATGGAGAACAAATTTCAGATGGAGACATTGAAGATGAACCTGAATCTATGGCTAAATCAAAACCTGTACCAATTACACATGGTGAAGATTTATCAGATGTTTCTGATCTAGAAAGTATGGACGGGGTTGATGGCACTACAGAACATGAATCAAGGCTTCAAGAAAATCAACAAAATGAGGAAAGACACATGATAAACAATGATgataaaacagaaaaagaagataaaagtGTACCTGTTGGATTAGCAGAAGAAAGTGAACaattggattttgaagctgaTGGTCAATGGAAAGATGAGCGTGATGAAGGTAAATAGtttataaattgtttaaatttaaacataaatttacatcaaataagaaataaatgttatatatatttataataagaataattaattattacatttttaggagaagcagaagggccaattattaaagaaaataaagatgATAAAGATGGAAAagataaagagaaagaaaaagttaaattaaaaGAAGGAGGTGAAGGAAATGacaaagaagaaggagaagaagatggggagaaagtagaatctgaaTTAGAGGAAGGCGAGCTCAGCGATGGTGATGATGCTCGACCAGAAGAAACAGAGCCAAGACCTGTTTGCCGCTTTTATAACAGAGGGCAATGTACCTGGGGTGTTAGTTGTAGATTCTTACATCCAGGTGTAACTGATAAGGGTAATTATACAATGTTTGATATGGTGAGGCCAATGGCATATCCACCACACGCAGCAGCCCCACATGAATTCAGACCGCATATTGATAGGCCAAATATGGTACGACCATTGCCTGGTTACGGAGCACCATCTCATACACCCAAAGTAGAAGAGCTTCCTACTGAATCTGCATGGGAACGTGGATTACGTCATGCTAAAGAGGTCAGTTTATATTTCtatgaaattattgaatttttatatattatttgtttTAACTCTCTCACTTATGACCTACTAAATATTTAGCACATTTAATTCCTTATGCTTTAAAACAGAGTAGAAAGCAATTTTAtccattattttatatttttctacattttataCATGTCATGTATCTTctaataaaagaattaaaattaaattacaattttatgttGTACTGGTAAAATCAATTAGCTAATGTAttcaagaaaatttattcgtgaGAGGGTTAGTACAAaatgtttttattaatatttacttattttcttATAGATGATGCGCAAGGCAAATAAACGTAAAGAAtcagatatggactttgaagaaaAGAAGATGAATTTAAGCTTAGGGCAAGATGAATTAGATAGAGAAGCAGGATATTATGTAAGAGCAGCTAGCCCAGAACCACCAGCTGAAAGGTGGCCACCCAGAGAAGCACCTCGAAGAATGCCTCCACCAAGGATTACACCAGAAAGATATATTGAAGAACCTGATCCTTATTATGCACCACCAACAGCACCACCAGAATATTATAGGTAATACTTATCATCTATAAAAcaggtttaaaatattttatttagataCTTTATTACTTCGTCTATAAAATTCATTCATTCATTTAAATTTTTGGTTTATAGGAGAGTACATTATAAAGCAGATACTCGAGTTACCACTGAATATCGAGAGCGTATCGATTATCATCCCGTACCTCGTGGTACGCCCCATTCTGTTTCTCCGCCACCCCACACAAGAgat
The sequence above is drawn from the Ptiloglossa arizonensis isolate GNS036 chromosome 1, iyPtiAriz1_principal, whole genome shotgun sequence genome and encodes:
- the LOC143150447 gene encoding allatotropin, with protein sequence MRASIIIILAVAAGIIVATPRTRNYSHFVKLRGKMKAIDSFKPTAIGTSINFGKRQSIVDPPKMTKHEQILFTLLRFFPQGISVEWLLQQIKTNPTFATKLAQLLMNERIDLMSMVDRSNPERTWLF
- the LOC143154741 gene encoding uncharacterized protein LOC143154741, whose protein sequence is MSDSGSESSSSEGYDGRRNPVTSADNVGSPNFSHHSSVSGHKSRASSISSRGKSPESSISERDSKSPRYTPISPKSQRSGLASPSEEEGSPRSTRSLSKSPPTTPKSYHSRNNSLDSPRSDRSLSRSPIQDERSCPSTPNDSKSLHMEDTEPKQFELEVDAQRSGDNSPKSYSYKNSESRQSSPKSPRSGHSSAKSLISERSSPKSDPASPMDDQESDKHSPPSFPPTKSGSFNELDGEQISDGDIEDEPESMAKSKPVPITHGEDLSDVSDLESMDGVDGTTEHESRLQENQQNEERHMINNDDKTEKEDKSVPVGLAEESEQLDFEADGQWKDERDEGEAEGPIIKENKDDKDGKDKEKEKVKLKEGGEGNDKEEGEEDGEKVESELEEGELSDGDDARPEETEPRPVCRFYNRGQCTWGVSCRFLHPGVTDKGNYTMFDMVRPMAYPPHAAAPHEFRPHIDRPNMVRPLPGYGAPSHTPKVEELPTESAWERGLRHAKEMMRKANKRKESDMDFEEKKMNLSLGQDELDREAGYYVRAASPEPPAERWPPREAPRRMPPPRITPERYIEEPDPYYAPPTAPPEYYRRVHYKADTRVTTEYRERIDYHPVPRGTPHSVSPPPHTRDRERERERERDREREYYEKYEKKHKRPSREVIVERIPPTKPWREEEPPPVERGRGDEWADPWMRRKSPSTVRRNTSSRRSRRQSYSSGSSYSSTSSSRSSSRSSYSSYDSLSRSRSPSPPSRTRGAGKGKAVVTSPPSNPPTVAAAAPQRGAMLMNPPAPSPRPPKGSISPTTGTLHRRAGLNPPAPSPLSSHQRHHEKTRDKAAIAAAAVAKVIKSRSRSRSSHSSSGSESSGSSTDSSESSYSSSSSETRRRKGSTPPITRKDSKGIDALKLSGTKQQIKLTLKPTSNTTTVKKIDRSTLMAGKKRGLESPPLIDSKASVAAAAAKAAKKASSRREELLKQLKAVEDAIARKRSKV